From the genome of Deltaproteobacteria bacterium:
CGCAGCAATCACCGCCGTCCCACTGACAGCTTGAATTATTGGTTGCCCCGTCGCACCAGCCGTCACCGATGTAACTTGTGTCGCCATCACAATTGCAACCGCCTGTATTTTCGCAAGCACTTGGGTCTTGGCAGCTGAAGCTTGCCCAGGCACCGCATTCGTAAGTGGAATCGAAGCAGGTTGATTCGCAGCAGTCTCCGCCGTCAAAGCCGCAACCTTGGTTGTTCGTGGATGCATCACACCAGCCATCACTAAGATAGGAAACATCGCCGGTACAACCACTACCGGTTCCGCCGCCGTCATCGGGGCATGCAGCGAGGTAATCATCGCAACAGTCGCCAAGGACGGAGCAGCTGCTATCGCACGAACAATTCATCCCATTGCTTGGGGCGATGGTTCCGCACATTCCCATGCAGCTTTCGCAGCCGCCGCTGTTCTCACAGGCTTCAGGATCTTCACAGCTAAAGCTCTGGCCGGATGTTCCACCGCAGTCAAAAGTTGCGTCAACACAAGAGCTGCCACAGCAATCGCCACCATCCCAGGTGCATTCTGAGACGTTACAAGTGGCATCACAATATCCGTCGCTTAACCAACTGTCGCATTCAGAAGGACAGGTGGGGACACCAACGCAGAGTTCGTTGTCAAAATTACAGGCAATGTTATTGCAAGCTTCATCGCAGCTGTTGTTGGCCAGCATGGCAGCCGTACACCCAGTGGCGCACTCACCACTGGAAACGCAATCCCCATTGTCGTAATTGCAGAGGGCGTTGTTGCAAGCTGTGTCGCAATAGCCATCGCCGAGTATAGAAGTGGGGCATTCACAGATCGGCTCTTCAACGCATTCTGTTGTGTCATAGAGACAATTTAAATAGCAACCAAGCACTCCAGAATCGAATCCAAGATTGATGCAGGTGGCACCGTTGGTGTTGGAACCATCGCACTGCTCTTCATTTTCAACCACGCCGTTGCCGCAAAAGGCAGAGTCGGTTGTACAGCCCGAGAGATCAAAGCCGCTGCAGTCGGACTGACACCCTAATACCCCGCCATTAAAGCCAAGAGTTTCACAGTTTTGGCCACCTAAATCAGTTCCATCACAGGTCTCGCCAATGTCCTGAATGTCATCGCCACAACTCAGATTGGGGCTGGTGCATCCAGACGTGTCGTAACTCATACAGTCGGCTGCGCAGCCAAGGCTGCCGCCGTTAAAGCCTAGGTCGTCACAGCCCTGATTAAGTAAGTCTGTTCCATCACATACTTCGATACCCTCTTGGAAGTCGTTTCCACATTCAGTGCTGGCACATAAACTGGTATCGAACCCATCACAGCTTGAGTTGCATGAAAGTTCACCGGCACTGAACCCGAAAGACTCACACGACTTGTCTGTTTGGCCGAAATCTATGCCATCACATGTTTCGCCAATTTCGACGGTGTTGTTTCCGCAGACAGCATTTCGGGTATTGTCGATATTTTGAATTCCCTCACAGCCGAGTGTGAAGAGAAAAAGTGCGATGCAGATCCGGGTGAGAACTCGGGCTTGAGGACTGTGGCTTCGAACGGGATTTTGACGAGGTACGCCCACGGCATACTCCTGGTTACATCTAGAGCCCATGGGGTATGAAACCCCGAGCTGGTTTAATCGGTCGCTATTCATAAGGGTAGAGCAAACGGGTGGGACTCTCAAATGTTTACGAACAAATGTGAGCTTTCGTGAACCTGTTCCATAAATGGAACGATGCGTCGAACAATGGTTTTTAGAGACCTTGTTGTGTCATTTTGGGAACCTAAAATACTCGTTCTAAATATGTGTGTTTCAGTCATGTATCGTTACGCTAATTATGACTGTTTTTCTCACATTCAAGTGTATGATTATGAGTCACGTTCTTATGTTTAGCGGGAGGCTTGATATCGTTTGGCTTTTCTTTTTTTGCTCTCTATCTTGCCGACTATATTCGACTTTTTGGGGTCGACACGTCCTCGGGGGTGTTACAATGTCTCATGTGTTCAGACTTCGTCAGTGCGAAAATAGGAGCATCATCAGATGACAAATTCAACAGACCATCTTGTAGAAACAATCCGCAATTCTATCGTCGGTTCTGATGCAGCGATTGACGTACCCTATGGGTTACGACGAGTTACCTATGCCGATTATACTGCCAGCGGTCGATCGCTTTCTTTTATCGAAGATTTTATCCGCAACGAAGTGATGCCGCTCTATGCCAATACGCATACCGAAACGAGTGGTACAGGGCTTCAGACGACTCGGTTTCGAGAAGACGCTCGAGAGATGATTCACAAGGCAGTGGGTGGGGCCGAAGACGACCTCGTTATTTTTTGTGGATCGGGTGCAACAGCGGCGATCAACAAATTAATTGATATCCTTAATATCCGTCTGCCGGCCGATCTCGATAGCCGTTACAAGCTGGCTGAAAACATACCAGCGGAGGAGCGGCCCGTCGTTTTTATCGGCCCTTATGAACACCATAGTAACGAGTTACCCTGGCGAGAGACCATCGCTGATGTGGTTATGATTGAAGAAGACGCCGATGGTCGGATCGATTTGGTGAACCTGGAAGTGATGCTCAAGAAATATGAAGAGCGGCCCCTGAAGATAGGGAGTTTTTCAGCAGCCTCGAATGTTACGGGTATCGGCTCGAAAACACGTGATATTGCTGCTTTGTTGCATCGTTACGGGGCATTGTCTTTCTGGGACTTTGCCGCGGCTGCACCCTATGTTCGAATCGAAATGAATATGGAAGATGAGCAAGATGGAGGCGATCTTGTTTATAAAGATGCGGTTTTCATTTCACCTCATAAATTTATCGGCGGTCCTGGAACACCGGGGATCTTGATCGCAAAAAGACATCTATTCCACAACCGAGTTCCCAGTTCGCCTGGTGGTGGAACGGTGACTTATGTGACCGAGGAGTCACACTCATACCACAACGATCCGGTTCACCGAGAAGAGGGTGGTACACCTGCGATTATTGAAAGTATTCGAGCCGGTCTTGTTTTTCAGCTGAAAGAAGCTGTTGGGTTTGACGAAATTAGACGCCGGGAAGAAGCCTTTACAAAACGTGCAATAGAGCGTTGGGGAAATAACCCTAATATCGAGATACTTGGAAACCCTGATGCGTGGCGACTTTCCATTGTTTCGTTCATGGTAAAGTTCGACAAGGGTTATTTACACCACAACTTTGTAGTGGCTTTGCTTAACGACCTCTTTGGTATTCAGGCCCGGGGCGGATGCTCTTGTGCAGGTCCTTACGGCCATAGGCTTTTGGGTATCGATTTGATGAAAGCCAGAGAATATGAGGCGGCGGTCCAGATGGGGTGCGAAGCCTTGAAGCCTGGATGGGTACGGATGAATTTTAACTACTTCATCTCTGAAGAAGTGTTCGAATTCTTGCTGGACGCTGTTGAGTTGATTGCTGAACAAGGTTGGAAACTCTTGCCGGATTATCGGTTTGAGCCTGAAAATTCATTGTGGCGTCATCGTTACAAAAAATTGGAAGCGTCTATGAACCTCACAGACGTTACTTATCAATGCGGCAAGATGCAGTACCGCTCGCGTCATGCAACGGAGCCAGAGTGGGCACTTAAGGGTTATATCGACGAAGCCAAGCGGATCATTGAAGCCCGTGAAGTGGTTGACCGAGACACGCCTCGCAAGCAGTACGGCTTCGATTCGGAGTTGGACCGATTGCGGTGGTTCCCGCTGCCCAACGAGATCAACGCTCAATTGTGCCGGGAGCCCGCAGCGTAAGTTACTAGGATCCGTTCACTATCTTTCTTTCTTGAATAAAATCAGCTTAGTTGAGTCTTTTTTATAGGCTTGGTTCGCTCGCGCTGGGTTGAACCATGGAAGTCCTCTATAATCTCAACCGGGTCTGTGGTTGACCCCAACGCTTGAGGAAGATGCGATGAGTAGAATTATTTTAGTTGGTGTGGCGAGTCTCTTTGCTTTTTTGGTAACCACTCCGGCCATGGCAGTGGCGCCGGATTCTACCGATGCCAAAGCGATTATGGACGGTGTGTTTGACCGTGAAACAGGTGACCGTGTTTCCTCCAAGATGGTCATGAAGATTAAGGATAAGAGTGGGCGTGAACGTGAGCGAGCTCTGAATGTTCGGAGTATGAATTTTCCAGAAGGTTCGAAAAGTCTCATGCGTTTTTCCGCCCCAGCTGACGTTAAAAACACAGGGCTTCTCTCTGTTGACTATGATGACGGAGCGAAGAATGACGACCAGTGGCTGTATTTACCCAGCTTGAGAAAGTCGACGCGTATTGCATCCACGCAGAAGTCGGGCTCGTTTATGGGAACTGATTTTTCTTATGCGGATATGACGAAAGCAGATCCCAAGGATTATGATTACAAAATCCTTAAACAGTCGGCTCAGGTAAATGGCGTGGATTGCTGGAAAATCGAAGCACGTCCCAAAACAGAAAAAGCAGCGCGCGAGACCGGATACCTCAAGACAAATATTTGGGTGGACAAATCGCGACTGATTGTTTTGCAAACTAAAGCTTGGGTAAAAGCCGGTAAACGTTTGAAGTATTTACTATTCGAAGACATTAAGAAAATCGACGACGTTTGGGTAATCCATACTCTGAGAGCTCAAACTCGCAAGGGTAAATCTGTTGAGTCTGAAACCGTAATGACTTACTCGGACCTTAAACTCAATGATCCAAGCGTAGCTGAAAAAGACTTCTCTCAACGCGAGATGGAGAAGTGATTTGAGAGGCATCTGAGCCATGCCTATTAGGACTTTCATTCTTATTTTTGTGACCGCTTTTGGAGCGTCAGGGGAGAGCTTTGCTTTGCCCTACGACGGGTTGCGCTTGGCCGACGATGAAGAGGAGGGCTGGGGCGAAGAGGAGGATGAAGGGGAAGAAGGCTGGGGTGAGGATGAAGAAGGTGACGAAGATGATTTCGGGTTCGAGAGTACAGTTGATGTTTCAAAAATATCAATTGATACGGAGCAAAGTAGTCGCGCCTGGGAATTGAGTTTAGATGGATTTTTAAGGTCTGATTTTGGGGTATGGACCCGCCGGTTTGAAGCAAACCCGTTTGCGAAAGCGCGCCAGAGTCTCGACTTGAGACTGTCTTACCGACACGGATTTTTTAGTTTCGTTGTTGCCGGTCATGGGGAATACGACCTAGCGTATTTGTACGAACGCGATACCTATAGCCCAGAAGATTTAGAAGCTTACGAATACTTGGTTCAATTGCGTGACGCCTATATCAGCTTCGGTTTCGATAGCTGGGAGCTTGCACTGGGGCAGCAAATCATCACTTGGGGTGAGGGCGATGTTTTAAGCCCTATTGATGTTGTGAACACCCGGGACCAGCGTGAACCTGGCCTAGCTGACTTGGATGATATTCGGGTACCGGCTTTATCCACCCGTCTGAGCTATTTCTTCAAAGGTGCTAGGTATGAATTGGTGGTCGTGCACTTCCCACACTACGGGATGCGCCCGCCGCCATTTGGGGAGTTTAGCCCGTTGCCTGCGGCCCTACAGAGTGGCCCGATTCGTTTCGACTTAGATGCCATTCAAAGTCGAAAACAGTTTTATTATCGCGATGAACCCAGTGGATTTTCGCTTAATAACCAGCAGTACTTCTTTCGTTTCCAATACAAAGGGTCCGGTCTTGATGTAGCGGTTCATGTCGCAAGCGTTCTTTACCGAGAAGGGGTAGTGAGCATTGAAAACACCAGCGAACTGCTTGACCCAACGATTGAGAAGGTGGGCGTGGATTTTAAGCATCCTCGCTATATGCTTGCAGGTGTAGCATTAGCAGCTCCTGTGGGGCCTTTTATCTTGAAGTTTGAAGGGGTGATAGAGGGGCAGAAGCCATTGGGTGTGATCGATAGCAGCAACCAGAATACATTTTTAAGTTTGGCGGTGAACCCTACAGATGTGATTACGGCCATGGGCCATGTGACCTATTCGGGTTTGTCTGATCAGACTTTTACACTGGAGCTGCAGAAGTCGTTTGCGTTGCAATTACCGGACAACATCGCCATTGATCCCGGGGCTCCCGTTATCTCACTTCGGACCAGTCATAATTTTTTACGTAACGATTTACAGTTGGATTTTCTTTTCACCATGTTTGGGTGGACAGCAAATCAAGGCCTCTTTGCTCGAGCAGAAATTGGCTACAATTGGTTTGATGGCTTTAATACCTCACTTGGTTACATTTTCTATATGCCGAGTGAAGGCACAGATGAACTCGGACCTTTATCGGGATACGAGTTTCACGACCGTCTATTTCTCAAGGTTCGGTACGATTTCTCGATCTTGTAGAAGCTCTTCGGAAGTTCTCTTTAAGGCTTCGAAATAAATACCCCTGCAGCTGAAGGTGAAACCAACGACTGCCCTTATTGGGTGTGTCTCTTTCAGAAAGATAGATATATATCGATAAATTTGAGGATAGGGGAGCAGGATTCATAGAACGCGAAAATAAGGAAGGGTGGGGAAACTTTAAGGGGGAGCTAACCCCCACCCTTCCCAGGGGAACATTCGCTTTAGTTTGCGGTAGGTGTTTCGATTGTTTGGGCCATGGCTGAATTGTTGCCGATACCTGCTTCACAGGATGCGACGGCCATAGTGAATACCCCGATGATGACGATTGCTTTAAATATTTTCATGACTTTTCCCCTGCTGTAGATGTCAGTGTTTCAAGTTAAGAAACTGGTAAAAGCCAGTACGGAAATCTCTGTGATGCTCACCCAAGTAATAATCTTAAATAGTCTCATGATGTTCTCTCCCCAAAAGTTGTTTTGCGCGCCCCCCCCACTTTCACTCATCCTCCGCCTGGGTCGCACTTTGTTTCTTACACACCATAAGCTTTGCAACTCGTGTGCCACCTTGGGCGGCGGTTTTCTTAGTCGAAAAGAGGATGTTTCTGTGATCAGGATCACCGAAAAACGCTGGATATGGCCTGAGAACGGCTTTTGCTGCGACGGTAAGTCGACAGAGTGTTGGGAAATTGACTAAATGAATGTGGCAATATGGGACACACTGTATGCGCTTGTCTGCCGGAGTACGCCCCTGGAATCGGGAGTTATTTAAACGAGATGTCCTCTGAAAGGTCCAGCATTGCGGACGAGGACTGTGCTTGGCATGCCCGAGGTAAGTTGTGTAAGCGTTTGAGCATAGGGGCCTTCCTCGCCAAGGGCGGGGACAGGGAGCCCGATAAAGACCAACTTGCCACTTTGTGAGTGGGTTTGAATGAACTCTTCCAGAGATGTTTCTTCTGGTTTTACGAGTACGTCCACGTCGGCGGCGATCCGAATATCCTCTAGCATAGACCTAAACTCGGTCTCACGTTCGGCTGCGATATCCGCGTTGTTGACGATACTCTTTAAAACAATGCGTGTGTGCTGCCAGCCTTTTGCCAAAGAAAGTAAGTGAGCCAGCAGTAACATGAGGTCACCATTGTGTTGTTTACCCTTCCACCAAACGATGAGGTCGCGGTTGGTCGAGGGCGTAGGGACGTCACGGTAGATGATGGTGCATTTTTCAAGCTGCGAGAGTTTTCGCGTCTGGGTAAGGAGTCTTCCTAAAACTGCGGAGTCTTTACCGGACCACCCAAATACAACGGTATTGGAATCAAGGCTTGCAAAACCACTGGCTTGGGCCGCTGTGATAACGCCAGCCTCGATATTGGAAACTGTAGCCATTTGGCTAAAACCTTGGATGTTGTTTTGTTCAAGCCATACATTGGTTGCTTGCTGCTGCTCAAGATGCCTGGGGTTATCGTCGAGATCACCTTCGAGAAGGGTCATCACGGTTACAATGCCGCGTTGTTGACCAAAAGCATCACAAAGACTCAGCATCCGAATGTTCTGCTGTGGGTTTGCAGAAAAGCAGAGGATGTGAGGTCGCCAGTTGCGTGGATCAAATTGAGCCGTTCTTACTTGGAGCAAACCGTAACGGGTGAGGCTCATCCACAACCCGCTTCGGGCATCTCCCCAGGTTGTTCTTAAGGTTCGGCGATTGATCCATGAAAAAAGTGCAATTTCGATTAAGAAGGCCACGCAGCACGCCATAGGGTTGATGGCAAACATGGCAAAGAAGCAACCTGCAGCACCCAGGAAAGAGGCCCACCACGGGATTTTTATTTCGGGTCTGAATGAAGGGTCGCCGATGAGGGTTTCGAGGCAGGCTACGGCATTGAGCGCGCCGTAGGTGGTGAGAAAGAATACAGTGAGCCATTCTGCGACGACGTTGAGATCTCCAAGGGCGACGGCCACCAAGGCGACACTGGCACTGACATAGAGACCGAGAACCGGTTCACCGGTTTTTTCGTGAGTTCGGGTAAATATTTTTGGAGCAAGCCTGTCTAGAGCGAGTGCTTGAAGAGTTCTGGGAGCAGCTAAGATACTACCGAAGGCGCTTGATAAAATGGCTCCCCAGAGCCCCGGTAGGATAAGCCACGGTATCCAAGCAACTTTTAGCCAGACCAGGGTGTCTTGTTTGAGCAGGTTGGGACCGGCGCGCATCTCTAGAGCAACCGGTATGATGAGGTATACGACCAGTCCAATCAAAACTGCAGCGAGAACGCCTCTTGGGATGGATTTTCGGGCGTCTGCCAAGTCTCCGGAAAGACTCACTCCGGATAAGATACCGGTTACTGCCGGGAAAAAGACGGCGAACACGGCCCAAAAGGGGACATCTTCAACCGGAGGGACTTCAGCGGGGACGGTAATTTGTTCGGTTCCCGTAAATGTTCCGACAAAGAGTGAAACCAGTGATGCAACGATAAGCACCATAATAGGTCGCTGAAGTTTGAGCGTGAGTTCAGTACTTTTACCGGCAACGGCTGAAACGA
Proteins encoded in this window:
- a CDS encoding aminotransferase class V-fold PLP-dependent enzyme produces the protein MTNSTDHLVETIRNSIVGSDAAIDVPYGLRRVTYADYTASGRSLSFIEDFIRNEVMPLYANTHTETSGTGLQTTRFREDAREMIHKAVGGAEDDLVIFCGSGATAAINKLIDILNIRLPADLDSRYKLAENIPAEERPVVFIGPYEHHSNELPWRETIADVVMIEEDADGRIDLVNLEVMLKKYEERPLKIGSFSAASNVTGIGSKTRDIAALLHRYGALSFWDFAAAAPYVRIEMNMEDEQDGGDLVYKDAVFISPHKFIGGPGTPGILIAKRHLFHNRVPSSPGGGTVTYVTEESHSYHNDPVHREEGGTPAIIESIRAGLVFQLKEAVGFDEIRRREEAFTKRAIERWGNNPNIEILGNPDAWRLSIVSFMVKFDKGYLHHNFVVALLNDLFGIQARGGCSCAGPYGHRLLGIDLMKAREYEAAVQMGCEALKPGWVRMNFNYFISEEVFEFLLDAVELIAEQGWKLLPDYRFEPENSLWRHRYKKLEASMNLTDVTYQCGKMQYRSRHATEPEWALKGYIDEAKRIIEAREVVDRDTPRKQYGFDSELDRLRWFPLPNEINAQLCREPAA
- a CDS encoding outer membrane lipoprotein-sorting protein — its product is MSRIILVGVASLFAFLVTTPAMAVAPDSTDAKAIMDGVFDRETGDRVSSKMVMKIKDKSGRERERALNVRSMNFPEGSKSLMRFSAPADVKNTGLLSVDYDDGAKNDDQWLYLPSLRKSTRIASTQKSGSFMGTDFSYADMTKADPKDYDYKILKQSAQVNGVDCWKIEARPKTEKAARETGYLKTNIWVDKSRLIVLQTKAWVKAGKRLKYLLFEDIKKIDDVWVIHTLRAQTRKGKSVESETVMTYSDLKLNDPSVAEKDFSQREMEK
- a CDS encoding amino acid permease; this encodes MEGQSGANSTDTETSGSQLKLGTFIGVFTPTVLTILGVIMYLRMGWVLGHVGLTGTIAIVVLANVITLLTSLSLSALATNMKVGVGGAYYLISRSFGLALGGAIGIPLYLSQTLSLTLYAYGMAESFRFVLPESLLNTQWFLPLVAALIIILVSAVAGKSTELTLKLQRPIMVLIVASLVSLFVGTFTGTEQITVPAEVPPVEDVPFWAVFAVFFPAVTGILSGVSLSGDLADARKSIPRGVLAAVLIGLVVYLIIPVALEMRAGPNLLKQDTLVWLKVAWIPWLILPGLWGAILSSAFGSILAAPRTLQALALDRLAPKIFTRTHEKTGEPVLGLYVSASVALVAVALGDLNVVAEWLTVFFLTTYGALNAVACLETLIGDPSFRPEIKIPWWASFLGAAGCFFAMFAINPMACCVAFLIEIALFSWINRRTLRTTWGDARSGLWMSLTRYGLLQVRTAQFDPRNWRPHILCFSANPQQNIRMLSLCDAFGQQRGIVTVMTLLEGDLDDNPRHLEQQQATNVWLEQNNIQGFSQMATVSNIEAGVITAAQASGFASLDSNTVVFGWSGKDSAVLGRLLTQTRKLSQLEKCTIIYRDVPTPSTNRDLIVWWKGKQHNGDLMLLLAHLLSLAKGWQHTRIVLKSIVNNADIAAERETEFRSMLEDIRIAADVDVLVKPEETSLEEFIQTHSQSGKLVFIGLPVPALGEEGPYAQTLTQLTSGMPSTVLVRNAGPFRGHLV